From the Spirochaetaceae bacterium genome, the window GGCTGGCGGCCGCCGGCTTCGTGGCGGCCGCTCCGGAGCTGTATCATCGCCAGGATCCGCCGCCGGAAGAACCGCTCGAGCGGATGGCGCTGCTGCGCGACGACGAGATCATCGCCGACTGCAACGCCGTGCTCGACCACCTGGGCGCCGGCGGCACCGCCGGCACGGGGCGTCCGGTTGCGGTGGTGGGGTTCTGCATGGGCGGGCGGGTCGCGTACCTGCTGGCCGCGGCGAGCGACCGCCTGCGCGGCGCGGTGGCGTTCTACGGGGGCAACACGCGCGCGGCGTGGGGAGACGGCGCGGCACCGTTCGACCGCCTCGGCGAGATCGCCTGCCCGGTGCTCGGCTTCTTCGGCGGACGCGACGGCAACCCGTCTCCGGAGGATCGCGACGCCATCGACGCCGAGCTGACCCGCCACGGCGTGGAACATCGCTTCGAGAGCTTCGCCGGCGCCGGTCACGGCTACATGGACTTTACCAACCCGACGCGCTACCACACGGAGGCCGCGGCCGAGTCGTGGCCGCTCACCGTGCAGTTCCTGGCCCGCCATCTTGGTACCGGGTGAGCAGCGCGGCAGCGGACGCTGAACGGATCGGGAAGTGAACGGCGGCGAGCTGGCCGGCCGGGCCGCGATCGTGCCGGGCGGCGCCGGCGGCATCGGCAGCGCGGTGTGCCGGGAGCTCGCCGGGCGGGGAGCGGCGGTGGTGGTGGCGGACCTGGACCTGGAGCAGGCGCGCGCGGTGGCCGCGGCGCTGCCGGGCGCCGGACATGACGCGGTGGCCGTGGACGTGGCCGACGGCGCGGCGGTGCGGGCAGCGGTACAGGGCGCGGCGGCGGCGCGCGAGCGGATCGACCTGCTGGTGTACTGCGCCGGCAACAACATCAAGGCGCCCTCCCTGGAACTGAGCGCCGCGCAGTGGCGGTCTGCCCTGGACAGTCACCTGACCGGGGCGTTCCTGTTCAGCCAGGCGGTGGGCCGCCACCTGGTTGCGCGCGGCAGCGGCGGGCGCATGGTGTACGTGTCGTCGGTCGGGGCGTGGGCGCCGATCCCCGAACGCGGCGCCTACAGTCCCTCCAAGGCGGCGCTCAACAGCCTCGCCGGCATGCTCGCCGTGGAGTGGGCGCGCTACGGCATCAACGTGAACACGGTGTGTCCGGGCGTGGCCGCCACCGCGATGACCACGCTGGTGTACTCACGCGATCCGGCGCTGCGCTCGTCGCGCCGCAAGCGCATGCCGATCCCGCGCGAGGTGTATCCCGAGGAGATCGCGGCGCTGGTGGCGTTCCTGTGCGGCCCCGGCGGCGACTACATCAACGGCGCCGCGATCCCGATCGACGGCGGCTTCCTGCAGTCCGGTTTCATGCCGGAGCCGAACCTGGAGGCGGACCCGGGGCAGCGGCCGCCGGACCGGGACTGACCACTCGCCGGGCGCGCCGCGCCGCCGCGCGCGCCGCAAGGGCGGGCGCCTTCGCGGCGGCAGCAACGCGGCGACGTTCCGGCGGGCCGGCGTTCCGTTCCGGCGGGCCGGCGTTCCGTTCCGGCGGGCCGGCGTTCCGTTCCGGCGGGCCGGGTCAGAGGGAGAGGGGCGGGCCGCCGTCCGGGCGCAGGTGCTCGCGGCACAGCGCCTCGACCTCGCGGCGCAGGGCGGACCGGCGCACCCCGTTGCGTGCGCAGGCGTCGTACACGTGCGCGATGAGGTCGTTCACCGCGGGCGGGGCGTCGTGGTCGGGCGGCAGCAGGCCGTGCTCCTTGAGCAGGTTGATGGTGGCGTTTACCTCGAGACGATGCATTGGTGCGCGGGCTACTGAGTGTAGCAGGTGACCGCGCGCCGGTCAGCATGATAGCGTAGGCCCATGGCTATGGCGGAACAGGAACCACGGCTGCTGGCGATCGCCGTGCGGCACCGTTCGCGCGGCACGATGCAGGAGCTGGCCGAGGCCAAGGTGACGCGCGAGGGCGGCGTCGCGGACGACTTCCGCGGACGCCCCGGGCGGCGGCAGGTGACGGTGCTGAGCCTGGAGTCGTGGCAGGCGGCGTGCCGGCAGGCGGGCCGCCCGGAGCTGCCGTGGACCACGCGGCGGGCGAACCTGCTGGTCAGCGGCGTCGACCTGGCCGCGGCCGGCGTGCTGCGCATCGGTGAGGTGGAGCTCGAGGTGACCGGCGAGACGGCGCCGTGCGAACGGATGGACGAGGCGTTCGACGGCCTGCGCGCCGCCTTGACGCCGGCGTGGCGCGGCGGCGTGACCTGCCGCGTACTCCGGCCCGGCACCGTGCACCCCGGCGCCCCGGTGTCCGCGCACCCGGCCGGCGCGCCGGCCAGCCCCGCCAACGTACCGAACGACCCGGCCGGCGTGCGTTAGCAGCCCGTGCTGGACGCGGCGTCGACCGACAGCGGCGAGGTACGACAATTCAGCCGGCCGGGCATCGGTGAGCGAGCACCAGCGCGGCCGGCCGGGATAGGTCGCCGCAGCCGCCGCGGCTGGTATCGCGCCGACGGCTGTCGGGGTTGCGCCGCGGACCGCGGCGATCACGACTGCGACCGTCCGGACCGGCGCGCGGACGCGCAACGGTTGCCCGCAACCGGGGCCGCGTGGATGCCACCTCCGGTCCAACGCCGCCGGCCGCCGGCGGTGCGCCGCATACCGGCGGCGGCATGGTTCGTGCACACAGTCAGCTCGACATTGAGCGCGGCGGGCGGGTAGCGGCGGCGTGCTGCTGGCAGACCTGGTGGCGGCGTCAGCGGCGGTAGCGGCGACGCGCTCACGCACCGCAAAGGTAGCGGCGCTGGCCGACTGCCTGGGCCGGCTCAATGCCGGCGAGCGGCGCACCGGAATCGCCTGGCTGTCGGGTGCGCTGCCCGAAGGGCGGATCGGCATCGGCTACGCGGCGCTGCGAGACACCGAGGCGCCGGCGGCGGCAGAGGCCACCCTGACCATACCGCGGGCCGCCGGCGATATCGCCGAACTGGCGCGTACCGGCGGCCCCGGATCCGGAGCGCGGCGCGCCGCCATCCTGGAGCGGCTGCTGTGCCACGCCACCGCCGCGGAGCAGCAGTTTCTGCGCCGGCTGCTGGTCGGCGAGCTGCGTCAGGGCGCCCTGGAGGGCATCATGGCGGACGCGCTGGCCGCGGCCGCCGAAGTGGACGCCGCCGAGGTACGGCGCGCTCTCATGGTGTCGGGCTCGCTTCCCGCGGTCGGCGCGGCGGCGCTCGACGGCGGCGTGGAGGCGCTGCGCGGCTTCCGGCTCACCCTGTTTCGCCCCTTGCTGCCGATGCTCGCCGGTACCGCGCCGGACGTGGCGGCCGCGTTGCAGCGCACCGCAGCCGCGTCGGTCGAGACCAAGTACGACGGCGCCCGCGTGCAGGTGCACCGGTCCGGCGCCGAGGTGCGCGTGTACACCCGCAACCTGCGCGAGGTGTCCGCCAACCTGCCGCACTTGGTGGCCGCGGCGGCCGGCCTGCCGGTGCGCGCGGTGATCCTGGACGGCGAGGTGCTCGCCCTGCACCCCGACGGCCGCCCGCTGCCGTTCCAGGTCACCATGAGCCGGTTCGGCCGCCGCGGCGCGCCGGCGGATGCCGCGGGAGACCGTACCGCGGGCCCCCCGGATGGGCGGCTGCTGGTGCCGTTCTTCTTCGATTGCCTGCACCTGGACGGGGAGGACCTGATCGACCGGCCGCTGAGCGAACGGCTGGCGGCGCTGGACCGCGCTTGCCCGGCCGCACTGCGCGTGCCGCGGGTGATCACGTCGGACCCGGAGCGGGCCGCGCGCCATGCCGGCGACGTGCTCGCGGCCGGCCACGAGGGGGTGATGGTCAAGGCGCTGGACAGCACCTACGAGGCAGGCCGGCGCGGCAGCGGCTGGATCAAGGTGAAGCCGGCGCACACCCTGGACCTGGTGGTGGTGGCGGTCGAGTGGGGATCGGGCCGCCGGCGCGGCTGGCTGAGCAACCTGCACCTGGCCGCGCGCGACACCGAGAGCGGCGGCTTCGCCATGGTAGGCAAGACCTTCAAGGGCATGACCGACGACATGCTGCGCTGGCAGACCGAACGCTTCCTGGAGCTGGAGACGCGGCGCCGGGGCGGCGTGGTGTACGTGCGCCCGGAACAGGTGGTGGAGATCGCCTTCGACGGCATCCAGCGCAGTTCCCGCTACGACTCCGGCATGGCGCTGCGCTTTGCACGCGTCCGGCGCTACCGCGACGACAAGCGCGCCGGCGAAGCCGACACGGTGGCCGCCATGCGTGCACTGCACGTGGGCCACGGCGGAGTTGGACGGAGCGTTGCGTAACCTCCGCTGTCGCCGGCCGCCGCCCGGTACCGGATCGAGGACGAGTTGCAGCGGCTCGCTAGAACCACGTGCGTCTGCTCGCGAAGTGACAGAACCCGCCTTACCGGAAGTGGCAGGTCACTCGGCGGTGGCCTCCGGGGTCGTCTTGGATGCTGGCGCCGGCGTGCCGTTGGATGGACGCCAAGGGCCGGTCAACGCACCCTCGATGCGGGCAACTCGCTCAGCCAAGGCGTGCACGTCGCGGCGTATCTCCGCCAGCTCGGTACGCAGTTCCGCCACGTCGGTGCGCAACTCGGTGCGGGCGCTCGCCAGGGCGGCGGCAACGGAGTCCATGCGTTGCTCCAGGCGGCGGCTCTGCAGGACGACGACCGGCACCAGCACGGCCAGCAGAGCCACGCCGACACCAGCGATGGCGACTGCCTCGGTACTCACAGGCGATCACCATCCCTCGACTGGCCCAGCGGCGTCAAGCCGGCGCGGGGGGAATCGCGGGCGAGGTGGCGGATGGTGGCGGTTGGGTGGCGGAGGCGGATGGATGACCGGCAGCGGCGAATCGGCTATCATGGTGAGACGTGAATCCGGCACCATCCAACTGGGACGAAGACCCGCTGATCCGCTGGTTGACCGGGATCGACGGCATCGTACCGCCGTTCTGCGTGGAGATGGTCCTCGCCGACGGCAGCCGCTACTCCCTGCACTCGATCACCTCACAGGACGAGGACACCGGCGCCGCGGTGGTGCGCATCTGGGACTATCGCGGCCTGTCGGACGAAGAGGTCGACGCGGTGCGCGACCAGGTGATGGCGCTTGAGGACGGTGCCCGGCTGCTGGAGCCGGCCAGCCTGCATCCGCGCCTGGCCTGGGCCGCGGTGCGGATGCGCCTGCCCGACATCGCGCACTGCATCGAGAGCTACGCACCGCTGTGGCCGGAACGCCGGGAACAGCCGCGCACCCCGCAGCGCGGCATCGGCTTCGGCCGCTGACCTGCCCGGCTCTCTTCAGTTCACCAACCACTCGTCGTCGGGGTCGAAGGCCGGCATCACGAAGTTGAGTATGGTCATCGATGCGGCGCCGGGGACAGCCCGGTGCACGACGCCCGGAGGTATGAATATCGCATCGCCGGCGGCCACGGGCCGCAGTTCGCCGTCGAATTCCATCTGTCCCTCGCCCGACAGCACGTAGTAGATCTCGGTAAGGCGGCGGTGGTAGTGGCGCTCGCTGTCCTGCTTCACCTCCACCAGGTGCAGGCTGGCGCGCCCCTCGGCGGCCTCGGCGAACGCGCGCCGGGCGGTGCCGCACGGACAGGCGATGCCCGGCAGGCCGCTGAGGCGCACTATCTGGCCCTGGACGGCGCCCGCCATCACGCGTCCTCCAGGTCGAGCAGGTAGCGCTGCGCCGGGCTCAGGCGCGCCGCCGTCTCCGGGCGCAGGTAGGCGCGCTGGTCGGTCTGCTGCGCCAGGTGGCGCGGATTGAAGTAGCAGTGCAGGCAGCGCCGGTGCGCGTCCGGCGTGCGGTTCAAGGTGCCGCCGTGCCAGGTGTAGGAGTTGAACACGGCGACGCTGCCGGCCGGCCCGGTGATCAGCTCCTCGTCCGGGTGCGGCGCCTTGGGATCGTCGAGCACCTCCCTCGGTTGGGCGAACGTGCAGGTGCCGGGCACCATGCGCGTGCAGCCGTTCTCGGCGGTGAAGTCATCGAGCATCCACACCGAGTTGCAGCCGTAGCGCGGCGGCGGCGCGTCGCGCCTGCCGTCCTGGTGGAGCGCCTGCAGACCGTTGCCCGGCGTCGCGTCGCGCGCGTTCAGCGAACCGAGATGAAAGGGTGCGTCGATCACGCAGTGCACGGCCGCCAGCAGCAGCGGGTGCGACCACACGCGGTCGAACACGTCGCCCTTGTTCACCAGGTCGGCCAGGCGGCGCGCGCCTTTCTCCTGGTGCACCTCCAGGCCGGCCACCGCTCCCTCCGCGGCCACCAGTTCCTCGAACCGCTCGCGTAGCGCGGCCAGCCAGTCGGCATCGATCAGCCCGGGCAGCAGCGTGTATCCCTTGCGCCGCAACTCGCCGCGCTGGCGGTCGCTGAGCAACTCGGCGGAGGAGCCGAGGTTGGCAAGACATTGTTCCATGGTCATGACGTGTTTCCGTGCCACAGGATGCCGCGTATGGGGCATTCCGGGAAGCCCGCCCCTTTTGCCGCGCAGCGACGGCCGGTAGGCTGCACGCGGGAGGAGGCACGAAACGATGGCACTGAAGGTACACGTGACCGGGGTGAGCGGGTTGATTGGGGACGTGGTGTATGCGCACCTGGCGGCGCAGCCGGAGCGCTACGAGGTGACCGGCAGCGGGCGGCGCTACGAGCCGTCCGACCGGGTGGCGGCGGGACGGGCGCTCGGTTGCCCGCCGGAGCGCTTCACGCGCGCCGACCTGACCGACTTGGCCGCGGTGGAGCGGGCGTTTGCCGGCGCCGAGGTGGTGGTGCACATGGGTGCGGTGCCGGATCCGTCGGCGCCGTTCGAGGCGATCCTGAACAGCAACGTGGTGGGCGGCTACCACGCGCTCGAAGCGTGCCGGCGGCGGGGGGTTCGCCGCATCGTCTACGCGAGCACGGTCATGACCGACTGGGGCTACCAGTTCGACGAGCCCTACAAGGCGATCCGCGAGGCGCGCTTCGACGCCGTGCCGGCGGACTTTCGCCGCGTTACCCACCGCGACGCGGTGCGCCCCACCGAGCCCTACTCGGCCAGCAAGGTGTGGGGCGAGGGGCTGTGCCGCGCCTACGCCGACGGTCACGGCCTGTCGTGCCTGTGCCTGCGCATCGGCGGCGTGAACGGCGACGACGCGCCGCGCGGCGCCGCCGGGTCGGCGCTGTGGTGCAGCCAGCGCGACGTCGCCGTCGCCACCGAAATGGCCGTCAACGCGCCGCCGGAGATGCGCTTCGGAATCTTCTACGCCGTTTCGGACAACCGCCACCGCTGGCTCGACACCGAGCACACCCGCGCCGTGCTCGGCTTCCAGCCCGCCGACCGCGCCGAAGACCGGCTGTAAACCGCGGTTGCCGGGGGCGGTGCGAGAGGCCTACTCCGCCGTGGCGGGGAAGGCGGCGATGGCGGCCAGGGCGGTGGCTATGCGCTGCCTGGCGGCGTCCACCCGTTCCGGCGGCCAGTCGCCGAAGCCGCGGCCGGTCTTGGCGCCGTAGTCGCCGGCCGCCGCCGGATCGGCGAGCAGGTCGGCCACCCCGCCGGCGGCCAGGTCGGGCCACACTTCTCGGGCGATGGCTGCGATCACGTCCAGGCCGGCCAGGTCGGAGACCTCGAACGGCCCTGCCACCGCCAGACGGCGGCCGAAGCTGCCGCTAACCACGGCATCGACATCGGCGGCTCCGGCCACGCCTCCTTCCACGAGGGCGACTGCCTCGCGCAGCAGCGCCTGCTGCAGCCGGTTGGCGATGAAGCCGGCGACCTCCCGTTGCAGGACCACCGGACGCTTGCCGAGGCTTTGGTACAGGGCGCACACCCGCTGCACCACGTCCACGTCGGTGCCGGGATGCGGCACGATCTCCACCACCGGCAGCAGGTGCGGGGGGTTGAAATAGTGGGCCACCAGGATGCGCTCCGGGTGGCGGGAACCGGCGGCCAGGATGCTCGGCATGAAGGTGGAGGTGTTGCTCGCCAGCACCACTTCCGCGCCGCAGGCGCGGTCCAGTTCGGCGAACACTCGCTGCTTCAGGGACAGGTCCTCGCTGACCGCCTCGACCACCAGGTCGGCGCCGGCCACCGCCCGGGCCAGGGAGGCGTGCGCGGTGACCCGCAGCATGGCGGAGGCGCAGTCGGCGCGCGCGGCCAGACCGAGGCCGGCCAGGGTGTCCGCGGCGCGACGCATGTTGGCCAGCCCCTGCTCCAGCGCGGCGGCCGAGGCGTCGGTGATCGCCACCCGGCGGCCCGCCACCGCGAATTCCAGCGCAATCCCGTGCCCCATCAGGCCGGCGCCAATCACCGCCACCCGCTCGATTGCCGCGGCGCTGTTCCTTGTCGTCATGTCGTTCCCTCTCTCGTCCGGCGCTACGCGCCGCACCGGACCCGGCCTGCAACAGGTGCGCCGTTTCCCTACACTACGCGGCGGAGGGAGGCGCGTGAAGGAGTTGAAGCTAGGGGTGGCCGGGCTCGGCCACGGTCGTACGCTGTTGCAGGCGAACACGGCCGCGGGCAACCACCTGCGGCTGCGGGTGACGGCGGTGTGCGACACCGACGGCGAGCGCGCCCGGGCGGCTGCCGAGCGCTACGGCGTGCCCTTTGCCACCACCGACTATGCCGAGCTGGCGGCGCGCCCGGAACTGGACGTGATCGGCATCTACACGCCCGGGCCGCTGCACGCGCCGCAGATCCTGGCCGCCCTCGACGCCGGCAAGCACGTGATGGTGACCAAGTCGATGGTGTACACCATGGCGGAGGCGGAGCAGGTGGTGGCGGCGGTGGAACGCACCGGGCGCGTGTTGCTGGTAAGCCAGTCGCTGCGCGGGCGGTTCGACTTCATGGAAGCGAAGCGCGCGTGCGACGCCGGTGAGATCGGCGAGCCCTATCTGGCCGAGTCGCATTACATCCACGACCTGCGCCCCGTGTACGACTACTCGCCGTGGCGCGTGCAGATGCCGCAGGACCTGATCCTGGGCGGCGCCTGCCACCCGATCGACCTGCTGCGCTGGTTCATGGGCGACATCGCGGAGGTGCACTGCTACGGCCAGCGCAGCGGCCTGGCGCCGGAGTATCCGCGGGAGGACAACTTCGTGATCAACGTGCGCTTCGCCAGCGGGCGCATCGGACGCATCGCCAACTACCTCGGCGTGGTGGAGCCGCCCGGAGAGGTGATGAACGAGCTCACCGTGTACGGCACGAAAGGGGTGCTGCGCAACGCCCGCAAGACGGTGGACGGAGAGGGCTATCTGCCGGCGCGCTCCTCGGAGGCGGCATTCGTGAGCCGGCTGCCGCTCGGCCACCACCAGGAGATGCTGGTGCTGATGGCGCACCTGGCGGAGTGCATCCTGGACGGCAGGACGCCGTGGGTCGGCGTGCGCGAAGGAGCGCGCGTGGTGGCCACCGGACTGGCGTGCTGGGAGTCGCTGCGCAGCGGCCGGCCGGTCAAGGTGCGCAATGAATTCTGAGCCGGCGCCGGACGGCGAGAAGCCGCCGCAACTGCGGATGCAGTTTCGGGCGTTCGCGTCGCTGCAAGCGGTCAGCCTGCCGCCCGGCTACACCCTTGCCACCCTGGCGGAGCGGGATCTGGACGATTGGATCGCCGTGCTGAACGCCACCGGCCGGCTCGGCGCCTGGGACTTGGCGCGCGCCGAGCGCTGTCTGAACGACCCGCGTCCGGTGGTGCCCGCGGGCACGTACCTGGTCATGCATCGCGGCCGCCCGGTGGCCACCGCCTGCACCGTGCTGCCGACGCCCGCCGAGCCGCGCCATGAGCTGGGCTGGGTGGCGGTCGATCCCGCCCACCAGGGCCGCGGACTCGGGCTGCAGGTATGCCGGGCGGTGCTTTGGTACGCTCGCCGGCACGGCTGGACGGCGACCATCCTCAACACCGACGACTGGCGCCTGCCCGCCATCAGGACCTATCTGAAGCTCGGCTTCGAGCCGGAGATCACCCACGACAGCCACCCCGCGCGCTGGCAGGAGGTCCACCGCCTGCTCGCAACCCCGGCGGCGGCATCATTACCAGGAACACGAGGAGGGGCAAAATGATCAAGCGGTTCGGCGATGGCCGGGACTGGTTCTTTGGCAAGCGGTTCGGGATGTTCATCCACTGGGGGCTGTACGCCATCCCGGCGTGGCACGAGCAGATCCTGTGGCGCGGCGACATCAAGCGGCGCGACTACGAGAAGCTGGTGGACGAGTTCAATCCCCGGCAGTTCAACCCGGACGCCTGGCTCGACGTGCTGCAGGAGGCCGGCATGGAGTACCTGTGCGTGACCACCAAGCACCACGACGGCTTCTGCCTGTGGGACACGGCGTACACCGACTACAACGTGATGCGCTCGCCGTACGGCAAGGACATCATCGGCATGCTGGCCGAGGCGTGCCACCGCCGCGGCGTGGTGCTGGGCTTCTACTACTCGCTGCCCGACTGGCACCACCGGCACTACCCCAACCTGGGCCGCCACCACGAGATGCTCGGTCCGCGCCCGGGCGACGAGCCGGACGAGGACAAGTACCTGGAGTTCGTGGCCAACCAGGTGCGCGAGCTGCTCACCGGCTACGGCAGGCTGGGCGAGTTCTTCTGGGACATCAACGTGGCGCAGTTCCACGCTCCCGAGCTCAACCGGATGATCCGGGAGTTGCAGCCGGACGCGCTGATCAACGACCGCGGGCCCGCGCCCGGCGACTACTCCACCCCGGAGCGGCACGTGCCGGAGGGGGCGGCGTTCAGCAGTCCCACCGAGGCGGTGCAGTCGCTCGGCCGGGAGAGCTGGGGCTACCGCGACGGCGAGGACTACTACGCGCACAAGTTCCTGATGCAGAGCGTGGACCGCATCCTGGCGATGGGCGGCAACTACCTGCTCAACGTGGGCCCGAAGGCGGACGGCACCTTCCCCGACGAGTGCACGGCGGCGCTGCGCCGCATCGGCGACTGGTACGGGCGCGTGCGGGAGGCATTCGACGGCACCGTGCCGTGCTCGTACCTGGTGCAGCGCGCCTCGGCGGGGGCGTCGGGACACGCCCTGTTCCGCTATGACGAGCTGCTGCTGACGCGGCGCGGCAACACCATCTACGTGCACTGCCCGTACGACCTGCAAACCGGCGGCGCCGTGCTCAGCGGGTTCGCGGAGGAGCCGCGCGCGGCCACCCTGCTCAATGACGGCCGCGAGCTGGCGTGGACGGTGGACGTGATCCCGTGGCGCTGGACCGCGCGCCCCTGCCTGCGCATCCGCGACCTGCCGGTGAACGAGCTCACCGGCGAGGTGCTGGTCATCAAGCTGGAACTGGACGACGAGTCGACCGCCTGAGCGCGGGGACAATCGCTCACGGAGCGGACGCCCGAGCGTGCCGGCCAGGCGCCGCGCGGGCCGGCACGCTCAGCGCTGCCGCCGGCGGGCCACGTGGCTGGCGGCGTTGCGAACCAGCGCCGTGACCAGCCAGGCGAAGAACGCCAGCAGCATCAGCGCCATCACACCCATCCCAGCGGCCACGGCAATGCGTCCGGCCAGCGGCGTGTCGGCGGTGAGCATCGCCCCGACAATCCCGGCCAGGCGACCGCCGGCCAGCGCCGCCACCGTCACGATCATCCCGATCGCGATCAGCCACACCACCAGGTTGACGATCGGATGCGCCAACTGTCGATCACGAGCCCCCACGATGGTCTCAGTATACTCTGATCCCGCCTCGCCACTCAGGTTGACACGATTCTCGGGTTTCACTAGTTTCGTGACATGAAGAACGTGACGGTTTCGTTGCCGGAAGACACCGCGCGGTGGCTGCGTGTAGCGGCAGCCAAGGCCGACCGCAGCGTGTCCGGCTGGCTGGCCGAGCTACTCGACAAGATGCGGCATCAGGAGGATGAGTACGAGACAGCGATGGCACGCTACCTGGCGATGAAACCTCGCAAGCTGCAGTGGGTCGACGGTCGCAAGCCGACCCGTGATGAGTTGCATGACCGGGCCAGTTTTCGTTGACACCAACGTACTCGTCTACCGTCACGACTCCGCAGACGCTGCCAAGCAGACACGTGCGGAGAGCTGGATCACCTGCATCGCCGAACTTCGGGCCGGGCGGCTGAGCTTCCAGGTTCTCCAGGTACTGTACGCCACGCTTACGCGCAAGCTGCAGCCGAACCTTGAGCGGCAGGAAGCGCGCGAGATAGTCGAGCTCCTCGCGTCCTGGAACCCGCTCGCCATAGACCTGCCCCTGATCAAGCGAGCTTGGGATCTACAGGATCGCTACTCGCTGTCCTGGTGGGACGCGCTCATCGTGGCAGCGGCGCAGGCCAGCGACTGCCGTGTGCTGCTGACCGAGGATTTGCAGCACGGCCAGAGGTTTGGGAGGGTGCGTGTGATCGATCCGTTTGCGTCCCCGGAGCGGTCGCCGGCGGAGCTCCTCGCGTCGGTGAGAGCAGACTAGCTCCGTGGCACAGCGCCGGCGGCAACGACGCTCGACATGGGGTCGACAACACAGACCATCTGTCCGGGATACCGCCCCGTTTGCCTGTTCCGCCACTTTCACCAGACCGCATCGCTCGATCGCGAAGATGGCGTGCTCAATCTTACTGGTTGATATCGGCCCGTTGACACGACTCTCACCCGTCGCTATCTTCGAGTATGAACTGCAGGCACCGAATGCGTCGTCAAGATGACCAGTACGAAGCAGCGATGGAGCGCTGTCTGGCGATCGAACCACGCAACTTTGAATGGGTGGACGGACGCCAGCCCACCCGCGACGAACTGCATGCCAGAGCCAACGTCTCTGAGGCTAGCGCAGCTTGTTCTTCTGAACATCAGACGGGACCGCCGGACCTACGGTCGAGGAAAGCTCCGTGAGGTATGCGCCAGACGAGTTCTCAAGACACGAATATGAGGTAAAGAACGTCTTTACGGAGGGCGACTCCTTCCCGGCAGTGGTATTCTATCTTCGCTACAATGATTCGGTAGAGATCGACATCGAAGGAGTTCTAAAGAAGACGGGGTTGTGGAGCGACCCTGACGAATCCGAGCCTCAGCGAACATATCACATGTTGTTTGAGATTGCACCTCGCAATGGAGATGCCGGGACAGTTGATCTCTACGTCCGCCGATTCGTCGCCGAGTACAGGAAGAACACTTGATCACCGTCACCGCTACCGTTCCGGAAGAGTTGCCACATGTACCCGGATTATCGCCGGACAATTTGGAGATCATACGCAATCATCCTTTGGCTAGTTTCCATAAGTTGGTGTCGAATCTCTGTCTCAACTTGAACGTATCGAAGCAACTCGATGACTTTAGGGCTCTGCAGGATGGCTGGCTTGAAGGTGAGGGCGTTGCACCGCCCACACCGGGTCTCGATTGGCTGTCTGAAGGTTTCGCACAACACTTCCCCTGGGACCTTAGACCGCCGTATATCTACCCCACCGTAGCAGGTGGAGTTCAAGCCGAATGGTCGCTCGGCTCGAACGAAGTC encodes:
- a CDS encoding cupin domain-containing protein, with the protein product MAGAVQGQIVRLSGLPGIACPCGTARRAFAEAAEGRASLHLVEVKQDSERHYHRRLTEIYYVLSGEGQMEFDGELRPVAAGDAIFIPPGVVHRAVPGAASMTILNFVMPAFDPDDEWLVN
- a CDS encoding dienelactone hydrolase family protein; this translates as MIAHSSDWQTLPVDGAAMRTFVARPDDDRDAPGTPGVLVIQHAGGVDQFVQGMSRRLAAAGFVAAAPELYHRQDPPPEEPLERMALLRDDEIIADCNAVLDHLGAGGTAGTGRPVAVVGFCMGGRVAYLLAAASDRLRGAVAFYGGNTRAAWGDGAAPFDRLGEIACPVLGFFGGRDGNPSPEDRDAIDAELTRHGVEHRFESFAGAGHGYMDFTNPTRYHTEAAAESWPLTVQFLARHLGTG
- a CDS encoding 3-hydroxyacyl-CoA dehydrogenase family protein, with translation MTTRNSAAAIERVAVIGAGLMGHGIALEFAVAGRRVAITDASAAALEQGLANMRRAADTLAGLGLAARADCASAMLRVTAHASLARAVAGADLVVEAVSEDLSLKQRVFAELDRACGAEVVLASNTSTFMPSILAAGSRHPERILVAHYFNPPHLLPVVEIVPHPGTDVDVVQRVCALYQSLGKRPVVLQREVAGFIANRLQQALLREAVALVEGGVAGAADVDAVVSGSFGRRLAVAGPFEVSDLAGLDVIAAIAREVWPDLAAGGVADLLADPAAAGDYGAKTGRGFGDWPPERVDAARQRIATALAAIAAFPATAE
- a CDS encoding SDR family NAD(P)-dependent oxidoreductase codes for the protein MNGGELAGRAAIVPGGAGGIGSAVCRELAGRGAAVVVADLDLEQARAVAAALPGAGHDAVAVDVADGAAVRAAVQGAAAARERIDLLVYCAGNNIKAPSLELSAAQWRSALDSHLTGAFLFSQAVGRHLVARGSGGRMVYVSSVGAWAPIPERGAYSPSKAALNSLAGMLAVEWARYGINVNTVCPGVAATAMTTLVYSRDPALRSSRRKRMPIPREVYPEEIAALVAFLCGPGGDYINGAAIPIDGGFLQSGFMPEPNLEADPGQRPPDRD
- a CDS encoding phytanoyl-CoA dioxygenase family protein; this translates as MTMEQCLANLGSSAELLSDRQRGELRRKGYTLLPGLIDADWLAALRERFEELVAAEGAVAGLEVHQEKGARRLADLVNKGDVFDRVWSHPLLLAAVHCVIDAPFHLGSLNARDATPGNGLQALHQDGRRDAPPPRYGCNSVWMLDDFTAENGCTRMVPGTCTFAQPREVLDDPKAPHPDEELITGPAGSVAVFNSYTWHGGTLNRTPDAHRRCLHCYFNPRHLAQQTDQRAYLRPETAARLSPAQRYLLDLEDA
- a CDS encoding NAD(P)-dependent oxidoreductase, whose translation is MALKVHVTGVSGLIGDVVYAHLAAQPERYEVTGSGRRYEPSDRVAAGRALGCPPERFTRADLTDLAAVERAFAGAEVVVHMGAVPDPSAPFEAILNSNVVGGYHALEACRRRGVRRIVYASTVMTDWGYQFDEPYKAIREARFDAVPADFRRVTHRDAVRPTEPYSASKVWGEGLCRAYADGHGLSCLCLRIGGVNGDDAPRGAAGSALWCSQRDVAVATEMAVNAPPEMRFGIFYAVSDNRHRWLDTEHTRAVLGFQPADRAEDRL
- a CDS encoding ATP-dependent DNA ligase, translated to MLLADLVAASAAVAATRSRTAKVAALADCLGRLNAGERRTGIAWLSGALPEGRIGIGYAALRDTEAPAAAEATLTIPRAAGDIAELARTGGPGSGARRAAILERLLCHATAAEQQFLRRLLVGELRQGALEGIMADALAAAAEVDAAEVRRALMVSGSLPAVGAAALDGGVEALRGFRLTLFRPLLPMLAGTAPDVAAALQRTAAASVETKYDGARVQVHRSGAEVRVYTRNLREVSANLPHLVAAAAGLPVRAVILDGEVLALHPDGRPLPFQVTMSRFGRRGAPADAAGDRTAGPPDGRLLVPFFFDCLHLDGEDLIDRPLSERLAALDRACPAALRVPRVITSDPERAARHAGDVLAAGHEGVMVKALDSTYEAGRRGSGWIKVKPAHTLDLVVVAVEWGSGRRRGWLSNLHLAARDTESGGFAMVGKTFKGMTDDMLRWQTERFLELETRRRGGVVYVRPEQVVEIAFDGIQRSSRYDSGMALRFARVRRYRDDKRAGEADTVAAMRALHVGHGGVGRSVA
- a CDS encoding MOSC domain-containing protein, with product MAMAEQEPRLLAIAVRHRSRGTMQELAEAKVTREGGVADDFRGRPGRRQVTVLSLESWQAACRQAGRPELPWTTRRANLLVSGVDLAAAGVLRIGEVELEVTGETAPCERMDEAFDGLRAALTPAWRGGVTCRVLRPGTVHPGAPVSAHPAGAPASPANVPNDPAGVR